From the Candidatus Methylomirabilota bacterium genome, the window GCGGGCTGGCCGCCGCGCTCGGTCTCATCGCGCTCGGAGGAGCCGCCTGGCACGGGTGGCCGGGGCCCCTCGACCCGACGCGGCAGGTCGTGGTGTTCCTGGGCGACAGCATCACCTCGGGCGAGGGAATTCCTCCGGAGGCCGCGTTTCCCATCCTTCTCGGTCGGGCTCTCGGCATCCCCGTGCGAAATGCCGGCGTCTCGGGCGACACGTCGGGCGGCGGCCTCCGGCGCCTCCAGAGCGACGTCCTCGTCCATCGCCCCAAGCTCGTGGTCGTGGTCCTCGGCGTCAACGACGTCGTCGACTACCACCAGCCACCCGCGGAGACGCTCGGGAATCTTCGGCAGATCGCGCGTCGGCTCCGCAAGGACGGCGCGGGCGTCGTCCTCGTCCACATCCGCCTG encodes:
- a CDS encoding GDSL-type esterase/lipase family protein, whose amino-acid sequence is GLAAALGLIALGGAAWHGWPGPLDPTRQVVVFLGDSITSGEGIPPEAAFPILLGRALGIPVRNAGVSGDTSGGGLRRLQSDVLVHRPKLVVVVLGVNDVVDYHQPPAETLGNLRQIARRLRKDGAGVVLVHIRLAEFGSEVYREGFREIARRERAWLVEDFFAGVYPRFTPDGLHPSREGHARLATRLEPLLREILAR